In a single window of the Nodularia spumigena CCY9414 genome:
- a CDS encoding DUF2887 domain-containing protein: protein MKTDKLFYRIFLTQPGILAELIPGIPPDCEFEYCAPVIKEQEFRHDGVLTPIGEDINLPIVFLEAQMQPDKGFYGRYFAEVYLYLKQYNISGSWRGLIILKSRSHELGSEIPYGDLEQKVQRLYLEDLLLETDLSPNLGILQLIVLPQNRVGEAAQKLLQNVENKTQFTQRLDLIEAILVSKFPQISPEEILKMLDLKTADITQTRFYRDVFQLGAKEGKAEGRQEGEAQLIIRLLNRRCGVLSPNQEAQIRSLDLNQLESLGEALLDFTTIADLEAWLNGTHQEK, encoded by the coding sequence ATGAAAACAGATAAGCTATTTTACCGTATATTCCTAACTCAACCAGGTATCCTTGCCGAACTGATACCGGGAATTCCCCCAGACTGTGAGTTTGAATACTGCGCCCCTGTGATTAAAGAACAGGAATTTCGCCACGATGGGGTATTAACTCCCATAGGGGAAGACATCAACCTACCCATAGTATTTCTGGAAGCCCAAATGCAACCAGATAAAGGTTTTTATGGGCGCTATTTTGCAGAAGTTTACTTATATCTGAAACAATACAACATCAGCGGATCATGGCGGGGACTAATCATCCTCAAATCCCGCAGTCATGAACTGGGGTCAGAAATACCTTATGGAGATTTAGAGCAAAAAGTACAGAGACTTTACCTGGAAGACTTGCTATTAGAGACAGACCTAAGTCCTAACCTGGGAATATTACAGTTAATTGTTCTCCCTCAAAACCGGGTAGGTGAAGCAGCCCAAAAACTACTGCAAAACGTAGAGAACAAAACACAATTCACACAAAGACTAGACCTGATCGAGGCTATACTAGTAAGCAAATTCCCCCAAATCAGTCCAGAGGAAATATTGAAGATGTTAGACCTGAAAACAGCAGATATTACCCAGACAAGATTCTATCGGGATGTGTTTCAACTAGGAGCTAAGGAGGGTAAAGCCGAAGGTAGACAGGAGGGTGAAGCCCAGCTAATTATCCGTCTGTTGAACCGTCGCTGTGGGGTATTGTCCCCCAACCAAGAAGCTCAAATCCGTTCCTTAGACCTGAATCAACTGGAGTCCCTAGGGGAAGCCCTCCTAGACTTTACTACCATTGCTGACCTAGAAGCCTGGTTAAATGGTACACATCAGGAAAAATAG
- a CDS encoding DUF2887 domain-containing protein produces the protein MKTDKLFYRIFLTQPGILAELIPGIPPDCEFEYCAPVIKEQEFRHDGVLTPIGDDLNLPIVFLEAQMQPDKGFYGRYFAEVCLYLKQYNISRPCRGLIILKSRGHQLGSEIPYRSILKEDVQRLYLEDLLSETDLSPNLGILQLIVLPQNRVGEAAQKLLQNVENKTQFTQRLDLIEAILVSKFPQISPEEILKMLDLKTADITQTRFYRDVFQLGAKEGKAEGRQEGRQEGEAQLIIRQINRRCGVLSPNQEAQIRSLDLNQLESLGEALLDFTTIADLEAWLNGTHQEQ, from the coding sequence ATGAAAACAGATAAGCTATTTTACCGTATATTCCTAACTCAACCAGGTATCCTTGCCGAACTTATACCGGGAATTCCCCCAGACTGTGAGTTTGAATACTGCGCCCCTGTGATCAAAGAACAGGAATTTCGCCACGATGGGGTATTAACTCCCATAGGGGATGACCTCAACCTACCCATAGTATTTCTAGAAGCCCAAATGCAACCAGATAAGGGTTTTTATGGGCGCTACTTTGCAGAAGTTTGCTTATACCTCAAACAATATAACATCAGCAGACCATGCCGAGGACTAATCATCCTCAAATCCCGTGGTCATCAACTGGGGTCAGAAATACCTTATCGATCAATCTTAAAGGAAGACGTACAGAGACTTTACCTGGAAGACTTGCTATCAGAAACAGACCTAAGTCCTAACCTGGGGATATTACAGTTAATTGTTCTACCTCAAAACCGGGTAGGTGAAGCAGCCCAAAAACTACTGCAAAATGTAGAGAACAAAACACAATTCACACAAAGACTAGACTTGATAGAGGCTATACTAGTCAGCAAATTCCCCCAAATCAGTCCAGAGGAAATATTGAAGATGTTAGACCTGAAAACAGCAGATATTACCCAGACAAGATTCTATCGGGATGTGTTTCAACTAGGAGCTAAGGAGGGTAAAGCCGAAGGTAGACAGGAGGGTAGACAGGAGGGTGAAGCCCAGCTAATTATCCGTCAGATTAATCGTCGCTGTGGGGTATTGTCACCCAACCAAGAAGCTCAAATCCGTTCCTTAGACCTGAATCAACTGGAGTCCCTAGGGGAAGCCCTCCTAGACTTTACTACCATTGCTGACCTAGAAGCCTGGTTAAATGGTACACATCAAGAACAATAG
- a CDS encoding polysaccharide biosynthesis protein has product MQITYFLLTVLINTVFIKNIVHFLKTSSRTKKHLILYLTDSLLFLLAIYIAFSIDSQILFPLDILGKYLPSIILLIPGKILLFSLLGMYKNVLKYSEFAFLYTAFKSVILGQGGLIILDWILQVNFLPISVQILDTLITLILIVKVRLIARWLLYGLSSPLRLKEHSQVNSSVGDSKQLLQPVIIYGAGQAGFQLSQALAQDNNFQIIAFVDDNSQLWKHTINGIQVYSPEKLEYLINKYQVQLVLLAIPSATPKRKQGIVAELKGLHIEVKTVPTLAEIISGKVSIAQVRKINIGDILGREEVLPDPKLLRVNITNKSVLVTGAGGSIGSELCRQIAQQQPRHLVLYELNEFALYNIEIELRETYPNLCCSACLGSVTDAERLKQVITEYDVDTLYHAAAYKHVPLVEKNPAQGVINNIYGTLVATRTANECKVETFVLISTDKAVRPTSVMGTTKRVAELILQALSKQPDTHTRLIMVRFGNVLNSTGSVVPRFQQQILQRQPITITHPEITRYFMSIPEAARLVIQAGALGEGGEVFLLDMGEPVKIYDLAVQMVELSGLVLGKDIEIKITGLRPGEKLYEELLIQEENVKKTIDPKIYAAQEGMIPWIKLEPYLHQLFLAAETEDRDTLLSLLKVVVPEYSPGKIQSSSVERNSFSHSRKVEPKAITP; this is encoded by the coding sequence ATGCAAATAACATATTTTCTGCTGACGGTTTTGATCAATACTGTTTTTATCAAAAATATTGTCCATTTTCTCAAGACTTCCTCAAGAACAAAAAAGCATCTGATTCTGTATTTAACTGACTCTCTACTATTTTTATTGGCAATTTATATTGCATTTTCCATAGATTCCCAGATTTTATTTCCTTTGGATATCCTGGGTAAATATCTCCCTTCTATTATTCTGCTGATTCCCGGAAAAATCCTGTTATTTTCCCTACTGGGAATGTACAAAAATGTCCTCAAGTACAGTGAATTTGCCTTTTTATACACAGCATTCAAATCAGTTATTCTGGGACAAGGAGGATTGATCATCCTGGATTGGATTTTACAGGTCAATTTCCTACCCATCTCTGTTCAGATATTAGATACTTTAATCACACTAATTTTAATAGTCAAAGTCAGACTCATAGCCCGATGGCTGTTATATGGTTTGAGTTCCCCCCTGAGATTAAAAGAGCACTCTCAAGTCAATAGTAGTGTAGGAGATAGCAAGCAACTCCTGCAACCAGTAATTATCTATGGAGCCGGACAAGCTGGATTTCAACTATCCCAAGCACTTGCTCAGGATAACAACTTTCAGATTATAGCCTTTGTGGACGACAATTCACAACTATGGAAACATACGATTAACGGCATTCAGGTTTATAGCCCTGAGAAGTTGGAATATCTAATTAACAAGTACCAGGTGCAGCTAGTACTGTTAGCAATTCCATCAGCTACCCCCAAAAGAAAGCAAGGAATTGTTGCGGAACTCAAAGGTCTACATATAGAAGTGAAAACAGTACCCACCCTAGCAGAAATCATATCAGGTAAAGTCTCCATTGCTCAAGTCCGAAAAATCAATATAGGCGATATTTTAGGACGTGAGGAAGTTCTACCAGATCCCAAGTTACTGCGAGTCAACATCACAAATAAATCTGTTTTAGTCACGGGTGCGGGTGGTTCTATTGGCTCAGAACTCTGTCGCCAAATTGCTCAACAACAACCCCGCCACCTGGTTCTATATGAATTAAATGAATTTGCACTATATAACATTGAGATAGAGTTACGAGAAACCTACCCTAACTTATGTTGTTCTGCTTGTTTAGGCTCAGTAACTGATGCCGAACGTCTCAAACAGGTAATTACAGAATATGATGTTGATACTTTATATCATGCTGCGGCTTACAAGCACGTTCCTTTAGTGGAAAAGAACCCAGCCCAAGGAGTGATTAACAACATTTACGGTACACTAGTAGCTACCCGCACGGCCAATGAGTGTAAAGTTGAGACTTTTGTCTTAATTTCTACCGATAAGGCTGTACGTCCCACCAGTGTGATGGGGACAACCAAACGAGTGGCTGAGTTGATTTTGCAAGCTTTATCAAAACAGCCGGACACCCACACTCGTTTGATTATGGTGCGGTTTGGTAATGTGTTAAATAGTACGGGTTCAGTAGTACCCCGATTTCAGCAACAGATTTTACAGCGACAACCGATTACTATTACCCATCCCGAAATTACTCGCTATTTTATGTCTATTCCCGAAGCAGCTCGCCTGGTAATTCAAGCAGGCGCTCTGGGGGAGGGGGGGGAGGTTTTCCTCTTGGATATGGGCGAACCGGTGAAAATTTACGATCTGGCGGTGCAAATGGTAGAACTCAGTGGTCTAGTTTTAGGGAAGGATATTGAGATTAAGATCACAGGTTTACGTCCAGGGGAGAAGCTCTATGAAGAGCTGTTGATTCAAGAAGAAAATGTTAAAAAAACTATAGATCCGAAAATTTACGCCGCCCAGGAAGGGATGATACCTTGGATAAAGCTAGAGCCATATCTGCATCAGCTATTCTTAGCAGCCGAAACAGAAGACAGAGATACTCTTTTATCTTTGCTGAAAGTGGTGGTTCCTGAATATTCCCCCGGCAAAATCCAATCTTCCAGTGTAGAGCGTAACTCATTTTCGCACTCGCGCAAAGTCGAGCCAAAGGCGATAACTCCCTGA
- a CDS encoding GTPase family protein: MLRLKLWQWVVLALPIALIITFLLIFAGMQIHTWGISWIWGIFTLVFVGWRWLLVKWTKPQINVIESTLAEVTEELESAADQPVGLPAQSDNIKQAEIALQEILKAAESDRPIWEDWQTFWTRCQDLVTAIAHIYYPQVQYPLLNIYIPQAYGLIRGTMDDLDQWMQKLSPALNQITVGQAYQAYEVYRKLEPSARKVWQAWNWAQWLFNPVVAVAKQATKGYTNQATQQLLVNLGQLLRENALRNLCRQAIALYSGSKLPVTEASISTPTLPTAKTQNLREILTKAEPAEEIAQKPVNILIVGRTGSGKSSLINTLFQADLAEVDVLPSTDQIQNYHWQSSTGESLTLWDSPGYEQVNRGDLRNLVLDYATNADLLLLVTPVLDPALQMDVDFLQDMRAEVADLPTIAIITQVDRLRPIREWEPPYDWESGNRSKEIAIREATQYRAQLLDNFCNLILPIVTSDIKTGRAAWGVETLSLQIVEAIAPAKQLRLARFLRNLEARTAASAKIIDHYTFQMVTTQGLTSLLKSPVLQFISTVSTGSPTLAYLLAEQIPVEQLPIVIGKLQMAYDLFSLLHTGKVNPLNFDLLSLWPLLLENSATPDRNAWAFGHSLVEYWTQDMSVEKLRERFSYYLKEV, encoded by the coding sequence ATGCTGCGATTAAAACTGTGGCAATGGGTAGTATTAGCATTACCCATTGCACTAATTATTACTTTTTTGCTCATCTTTGCAGGTATGCAAATTCATACCTGGGGTATTAGTTGGATTTGGGGTATATTTACCCTGGTATTTGTGGGCTGGCGTTGGCTGCTGGTGAAATGGACGAAACCCCAAATCAATGTGATAGAATCAACATTGGCAGAAGTCACAGAAGAGTTAGAATCTGCGGCAGATCAGCCAGTAGGACTACCAGCCCAAAGCGACAATATCAAACAGGCAGAAATAGCACTACAAGAGATTCTCAAAGCAGCAGAAAGCGATCGCCCGATTTGGGAAGATTGGCAAACTTTTTGGACACGATGCCAAGATTTAGTCACAGCGATCGCGCATATATATTATCCTCAAGTTCAATATCCCCTGTTGAATATTTATATACCCCAGGCTTACGGGTTAATTCGGGGAACGATGGATGACCTAGATCAGTGGATGCAGAAGCTATCACCAGCACTGAATCAGATTACCGTTGGACAAGCTTACCAAGCTTATGAAGTCTATCGCAAACTGGAACCATCGGCTCGGAAAGTTTGGCAAGCATGGAATTGGGCGCAGTGGCTATTTAATCCTGTAGTCGCAGTGGCCAAGCAAGCTACTAAGGGTTATACTAACCAGGCAACTCAGCAGTTATTAGTAAATTTAGGGCAACTACTGCGGGAAAATGCGCTGCGGAATTTATGCCGTCAGGCGATCGCACTTTACAGTGGTAGCAAATTACCAGTTACAGAAGCCAGTATTTCTACACCAACTCTACCCACAGCTAAGACTCAAAACCTGCGAGAAATTTTAACCAAAGCCGAACCAGCCGAGGAAATTGCCCAAAAACCCGTCAATATTCTGATTGTAGGGCGCACAGGTTCGGGAAAAAGCAGCTTGATTAATACTTTATTTCAGGCTGATCTCGCAGAGGTAGATGTTTTACCCAGCACAGACCAGATTCAAAATTATCATTGGCAAAGTTCCACCGGGGAAAGTTTAACGCTGTGGGATTCCCCAGGTTATGAACAGGTGAACCGAGGTGATTTGCGAAATCTGGTGCTTGATTATGCTACCAACGCAGATTTACTACTGTTAGTGACCCCTGTACTTGATCCCGCCCTACAAATGGATGTAGATTTTCTCCAAGATATGCGGGCGGAAGTCGCAGATTTACCAACTATCGCAATCATCACCCAAGTAGATCGTCTGCGTCCGATCCGGGAGTGGGAACCGCCTTATGATTGGGAATCAGGGAATCGTTCCAAAGAAATTGCGATTCGGGAGGCTACTCAATACCGCGCGCAACTTTTGGATAACTTCTGTAATCTCATATTACCGATTGTTACCAGTGATATTAAAACAGGTCGAGCCGCCTGGGGTGTAGAAACACTATCTTTGCAAATTGTAGAGGCGATCGCACCTGCTAAACAACTGCGATTAGCCCGCTTTTTGCGTAACTTGGAAGCTCGTACTGCCGCATCTGCCAAAATCATCGACCATTACACCTTCCAAATGGTGACTACTCAGGGACTAACCTCACTGCTGAAAAGTCCTGTGCTGCAATTTATTTCCACCGTATCAACTGGCTCTCCCACTTTGGCGTATCTCCTCGCAGAACAAATTCCCGTGGAACAATTACCGATTGTAATTGGTAAACTGCAAATGGCCTATGACCTGTTTTCCCTATTGCATACAGGTAAGGTTAATCCTCTTAACTTTGATTTGCTATCTCTTTGGCCATTGCTATTAGAAAACTCCGCTACACCTGACCGCAACGCCTGGGCATTTGGTCACTCCCTCGTCGAATACTGGACTCAGGATATGAGTGTGGAAAAACTACGGGAACGGTTTAGTTACTATTTGAAAGAAGTATAA
- a CDS encoding HARBI1 family protein, translating into MVAIIGRIITTKFSRTGKKNSSDYEIVKEVLTDFELIVDSYEQPIERPSEYQQQEKYYSGKKKMHTRKSQLIVLPNGRDIVDVVAGEPGRKSDINLFRENKNGFEEKQKFSGDKAYQGEKSIKTPEKKPRKKELSSEQKIQNKELASERIFVEHLIRLVKIFRVAQERFRLNSSKYEQIIMTICGLVRLRIGTFIL; encoded by the coding sequence TTGGTTGCCATTATTGGGAGAATTATTACCACCAAGTTTAGTAGAACAGGTAAAAAAAACTCCAGTGACTATGAAATTGTTAAAGAAGTTTTAACAGACTTTGAACTAATCGTAGATAGCTATGAACAGCCCATAGAAAGACCTTCAGAGTATCAACAGCAGGAAAAATATTACTCAGGTAAGAAGAAAATGCACACTAGAAAAAGTCAATTAATTGTTCTGCCTAATGGTAGAGATATTGTTGATGTAGTAGCTGGTGAGCCAGGACGAAAAAGTGACATAAATTTATTTCGGGAAAATAAAAATGGGTTTGAAGAGAAACAAAAATTTTCCGGTGACAAAGCTTACCAAGGAGAGAAATCAATTAAAACACCTGAAAAAAAGCCTAGAAAAAAAGAATTAAGTTCTGAACAAAAAATTCAAAATAAAGAACTGGCATCAGAGCGCATATTTGTAGAACATTTAATTCGTTTAGTGAAGATATTTAGAGTAGCTCAAGAAAGATTTAGATTAAATTCCTCTAAATACGAGCAGATAATTATGACTATTTGTGGACTCGTTAGATTACGCATTGGCACATTTATTTTGTAA
- a CDS encoding DUF2887 domain-containing protein gives MKTDKLFYRIFLTQPGILAELIPGIPPDCEFEYCAPVIKEQEFRHDGVLTPIGDDLNLPIVFLEAQMQPDKGFYGRYFAEVYLYLKQYNISGSWRGLIILKSRSHELGSEIPYGDLEQKVQRLYLEDLLSETDLSPNLGILQLIVLPQNRVGEAAQKLLQNVENKTQFTQRLDLIEAILVSKFPQISPEEILKMLDLKTADITQTRFYRDVFQLGAKEGKAEGRQEGRQEGKQEGKQEGEAQLIIRQVNRRCGVLSPNQEAQIRSLDLNQLESLGEALLDFTTIADLEAWLNGTHQEK, from the coding sequence ATGAAAACAGATAAGCTATTTTACCGTATATTCCTAACTCAACCAGGTATCCTTGCCGAACTTATACCGGGAATTCCCCCAGACTGTGAGTTTGAATACTGCGCCCCTGTGATCAAAGAACAGGAATTTCGCCACGATGGGGTATTAACTCCCATAGGGGATGACCTCAACCTACCCATAGTATTTCTAGAAGCCCAAATGCAACCAGATAAGGGTTTTTATGGGCGCTATTTTGCAGAAGTTTACTTATATCTGAAACAATACAACATCAGCGGATCATGGCGGGGACTAATCATCCTCAAATCCCGCAGTCATGAACTGGGGTCAGAAATACCTTATGGAGATTTAGAGCAAAAAGTACAGAGACTTTACTTGGAAGACTTGCTATCAGAAACAGACCTAAGTCCTAACCTGGGGATATTACAGTTAATTGTTCTACCTCAAAACCGGGTGGGTGAAGCAGCCCAAAAACTACTGCAAAATGTAGAGAACAAAACACAATTCACACAAAGACTAGACTTGATAGAGGCTATACTAGTAAGCAAATTCCCCCAAATCAGTCCAGAGGAAATATTGAAGATGTTAGACCTGAAAACAGCAGATATTACCCAGACAAGATTCTATCGGGATGTGTTTCAACTAGGAGCTAAGGAGGGTAAAGCCGAAGGTAGACAGGAGGGTAGACAGGAGGGTAAACAAGAGGGTAAACAAGAGGGTGAAGCCCAGTTAATTATCCGTCAGGTTAATCGTCGCTGTGGGGTATTGTCCCCCAACCAAGAAGCTCAAATCCGTTCCTTAGACCTGAATCAACTGGAGTCCCTAGGGGAAGCCCTCCTAGACTTTACTACCATTGCTGACCTAGAAGCCTGGTTAAATGGTACACATCAGGAAAAATAG
- a CDS encoding helix-turn-helix domain-containing protein, whose product MSSIFDYIQNNPQEAQRLVGLKYEQLQELLDKAIKRHNHKRELLEDRKVRIILGGGGRRPKLSPSEQIILTLTYLRHLTTFQLLGIQFGVSETTANDTFNYWLPLLGELLPPSLVEQVKKTPVTMKLLKKF is encoded by the coding sequence ATGAGCAGTATATTCGATTATATCCAAAATAATCCCCAGGAAGCACAGCGTTTAGTAGGGCTGAAATATGAACAGTTGCAGGAACTTTTAGACAAAGCCATTAAACGGCACAATCATAAACGAGAATTGCTTGAAGATAGAAAAGTGAGAATTATTCTGGGTGGAGGTGGTCGCAGACCAAAATTATCACCATCGGAGCAAATAATTCTCACCCTAACATATTTACGACATTTAACCACATTTCAACTATTGGGTATTCAATTTGGCGTGAGTGAAACAACTGCAAATGATACGTTTAACTATTGGTTGCCATTATTGGGAGAATTATTACCACCAAGTTTAGTAGAACAGGTAAAAAAAACTCCAGTGACTATGAAATTGTTAAAGAAGTTTTAA
- a CDS encoding NAD(P)/FAD-dependent oxidoreductase, with product MKNYDSIVVGAGITGAAIAYELAKTGFSVLLLEQHGTPDNATRYSYGGLAYWSGSTPLTRQLCEEAIALYQNLNLELDAETEFRELDLLLTIAADHDPQAAAASYNHVAIRPRLLNIKEACELEPLLNSEAIAGALTVKHGHINPEKTNQGYIQGFLRAGGEMQIAQVLDLQTTSSSNAGMKLSGVQTNVDTYHSENVVICAGGFSRQLLKLAGIPMKLYFTHAEVIETPPVELSLRTLIMPANLQRFQLEAESTKVDELWQVPNEPVPPILDVGAVQFQDGSLRLGQVSRVLTDPFGKINAEESEMWLRTNVQQILPMLGNLSGTWHHCLVAFSSDRLPLIGAIPGFEGVHIFSSFSNPLVIVPPLARRFANFLAGKEDEIITQLSPGR from the coding sequence ATGAAGAACTATGACTCGATTGTAGTTGGGGCGGGAATTACGGGTGCGGCGATCGCCTACGAATTGGCGAAAACAGGTTTTTCTGTACTTTTGTTAGAACAACACGGCACACCTGATAATGCAACTCGCTATAGTTATGGTGGTCTAGCTTATTGGTCTGGGAGTACGCCACTAACGCGCCAACTATGTGAGGAAGCGATCGCTCTTTACCAGAACTTGAATTTAGAATTAGACGCTGAGACTGAGTTCCGGGAACTAGACTTATTACTCACTATTGCGGCTGATCACGATCCACAAGCTGCTGCTGCATCCTACAATCATGTTGCTATTCGACCTCGGTTACTCAATATAAAAGAGGCTTGTGAGTTGGAACCACTGCTGAATTCAGAGGCGATCGCTGGGGCTTTGACTGTTAAACATGGTCATATCAACCCAGAAAAGACGAATCAGGGCTATATTCAAGGCTTTCTGCGTGCTGGGGGTGAAATGCAAATTGCCCAAGTTCTCGATTTACAGACTACTTCATCTTCTAACGCAGGAATGAAGTTGTCTGGTGTACAAACAAATGTTGACACTTACCACAGTGAGAATGTAGTAATTTGCGCGGGTGGATTTAGCAGACAGTTACTAAAGTTGGCTGGTATTCCCATGAAGCTGTACTTTACCCATGCTGAGGTCATTGAAACTCCACCTGTTGAGTTGAGTTTACGCACTTTAATCATGCCAGCAAATCTGCAAAGGTTTCAGTTAGAGGCGGAATCTACTAAGGTTGATGAATTATGGCAAGTACCTAATGAACCAGTACCGCCGATTTTAGATGTGGGTGCGGTTCAATTTCAAGATGGTAGTTTGCGTTTGGGTCAGGTTAGCCGTGTTCTCACAGATCCTTTTGGCAAGATTAACGCTGAGGAAAGTGAAATGTGGTTACGAACAAATGTTCAGCAAATTTTACCGATGTTGGGGAATTTATCAGGAACTTGGCATCATTGTTTGGTGGCTTTTAGTAGCGATCGCCTACCTTTGATTGGGGCTATTCCAGGATTTGAGGGTGTTCATATTTTTTCTAGTTTTAGTAACCCTCTGGTGATTGTACCACCTTTGGCTCGGCGCTTTGCTAATTTCTTGGCTGGGAAGGAGGATGAGATTATTACTCAGTTATCGCCTGGACGTTAG
- a CDS encoding AbrB/MazE/SpoVT family DNA-binding domain-containing protein, translating into MPKEIRDYLNLNPGSKVDFVIDENGIVKLIPINVPIQSLSGILYRPGMKSASLEEMETAIKKGAMGRVY; encoded by the coding sequence ATTCCTAAAGAAATTAGAGATTATCTTAATCTTAATCCTGGGAGTAAAGTTGATTTTGTGATTGATGAAAATGGCATAGTTAAACTGATTCCTATCAATGTTCCTATCCAAAGCTTATCCGGGATTTTATATCGTCCGGGGATGAAAAGCGCATCTTTAGAAGAGATGGAAACCGCGATCAAAAAAGGCGCAATGGGTAGAGTTTATTGA
- a CDS encoding YdcF family protein yields MLKPLRLFTLAGCLGMFTIATAIPLRLAIALQQKPHPQAILMLSGDSSRPKFTREMAQEFPDLPIWVSVGDPEIRSILDDLDNQGLQGGDRIQYDNRATDTVTNFTTIVAKVQQNNIRHVYLVTSDYHMPRSQAIATIVFGSQGIAFTPVSVPSQSSQREALPRISRDIGRSVLWLVTGRTGASFNPRLQSATGNSRS; encoded by the coding sequence ATGCTCAAACCTCTGCGCCTATTTACCCTAGCTGGTTGCTTGGGAATGTTCACTATAGCCACTGCTATCCCCCTGCGTCTAGCCATAGCACTTCAACAAAAACCCCATCCCCAAGCCATCTTGATGCTCAGTGGGGACAGCAGCAGACCCAAATTCACCCGAGAAATGGCTCAAGAATTCCCTGACCTTCCCATCTGGGTCTCCGTGGGCGACCCGGAAATCCGCAGCATCTTAGACGACCTTGACAACCAAGGGCTACAGGGAGGCGATCGCATCCAATACGACAACCGCGCCACAGATACAGTTACTAATTTTACCACAATTGTTGCAAAGGTGCAACAAAATAATATTCGCCACGTCTATCTCGTCACCTCAGACTACCATATGCCCCGCTCCCAGGCGATCGCCACTATCGTTTTTGGTAGTCAGGGAATCGCCTTTACTCCGGTCTCCGTCCCCTCCCAAAGCTCTCAGCGAGAAGCTCTACCCCGCATCTCTAGAGACATAGGGCGCTCAGTGCTGTGGCTAGTCACTGGACGCACCGGAGCCAGTTTCAATCCCCGCTTGCAATCGGCGACAGGGAATAGCAGATCATAA
- a CDS encoding recombinase family protein translates to MKYLTPEQVYKQFGYHPKTTAEWADLGKIECIRSPGGHRRYPESAFIKTVSTDKERVLYARVSTKTQLLDLDTQIEFLGKTYPGCRVVKDVASGMNWKRKNFLKLMTQVAPESNL, encoded by the coding sequence ATGAAATACCTAACCCCAGAACAAGTTTACAAACAATTTGGCTATCACCCTAAGACGACGGCAGAATGGGCTGACTTAGGGAAAATAGAATGTATCCGTTCCCCTGGTGGACATCGAAGATATCCAGAGTCAGCATTTATCAAAACAGTCTCAACGGATAAAGAGCGGGTTCTTTATGCCCGTGTCAGCACAAAAACCCAGTTGTTAGACCTTGACACACAAATAGAATTTTTAGGCAAAACTTACCCAGGATGTCGAGTCGTTAAGGATGTGGCTAGTGGCATGAACTGGAAGCGGAAAAACTTTCTTAAATTAATGACTCAAGTTGCTCCCGAATCAAATCTCTGA